The Corynebacterium suranareeae genome window below encodes:
- a CDS encoding GlxA family transcriptional regulator, with translation MSIRPDNPQIKTSHIRTIGFLIYDGVSPLDFTGPAEAFTRSTGYELIYLSPAGGAVHTASGITIAGTLPAHSIDPSTLDTLIITGSDTLPLKPLKTSLLDAAHHLTHGPRRVATVCTGAFILAELGLLNGKEATTHWKNARDLARRYPQIRVRPDILHVHDGRFVTSAGITAGIDLALSLIEEDQGAHIARNTARDMVVYMHRPGGQSQFATTTEAPSVSHPSLQKAIDHVFSSPAAPHSAASLADYVSVSQRHLTRIFRSELGLSPAQWLEQFRLNTAQQLILNGESISTTAGLSGFGSEDSLRRAFSKWLHITPSEYRARFRSTFPVDP, from the coding sequence ATGTCCATTCGGCCAGATAACCCGCAGATCAAGACATCGCACATTCGCACCATCGGCTTCCTCATCTACGACGGCGTCTCACCCCTCGACTTCACCGGCCCCGCCGAAGCATTCACCCGCTCCACAGGCTACGAACTGATCTACCTCTCCCCCGCCGGCGGTGCCGTCCACACCGCATCCGGCATCACCATCGCAGGCACCCTCCCCGCCCATTCCATCGATCCATCAACACTGGACACCTTGATCATCACAGGCTCCGACACGCTGCCCTTAAAACCTTTAAAAACTTCGCTTCTCGACGCCGCCCACCACCTAACACACGGACCCCGCCGCGTCGCCACCGTATGCACCGGGGCTTTCATCCTCGCAGAGCTCGGATTATTAAACGGAAAGGAAGCCACCACCCACTGGAAAAATGCTCGAGACCTGGCACGGCGATATCCCCAGATCCGCGTACGCCCCGACATCCTCCACGTTCACGATGGTCGCTTTGTCACCTCAGCAGGCATCACCGCCGGCATTGACCTGGCGTTAAGTTTGATCGAAGAAGACCAAGGAGCACACATCGCCCGAAACACCGCCAGAGACATGGTGGTTTATATGCACCGCCCCGGCGGACAATCACAATTTGCCACCACCACCGAAGCCCCTTCCGTAAGCCACCCCAGCCTCCAAAAAGCCATTGACCACGTTTTTAGCTCCCCAGCAGCACCACACAGCGCGGCCAGTCTTGCCGATTACGTCTCCGTAAGCCAACGCCACTTAACCAGGATTTTCCGTTCCGAACTTGGACTTAGCCCCGCACAATGGTTGGAACAATTTCGCTTAAACACGGCACAACAATTGATCCTCAACGGCGAATCAATAAGCACCACCGCAGGACTTTCCGGATTTGGCAGTGAAGACAGCCTTCGACGTGCCTTCAGTAAATGGTTACACATCACCCCGTCCGAATATCGAGCCAGATTCCGCTCAACTTTTCCGGTGGATCCTTAG
- a CDS encoding acetyl-CoA hydrolase/transferase family protein, giving the protein MSERVQNRELKAKIMSADEAAQFVNHGATVGMSGFTGAAYPKALPTAIANRAKQEHDAGREYGIRLLTGASTAPDCDGVLAEADALSFRMPYQSDPVMRGKINDGQLNYQDVHLSHSGLQVEQGFFGAIDVAIVEVTRITEEGHLIPSSGVGNNVEYLEAAKQIILEVNEWQSLNLEGMADIYRVPYLPNRTPIPIINVGDRVGTTYIEIDTTKVVAVVETDAPDRNSPFKPFDEVSEQIAGNYLDFLEGEVAAGRLAYDHYIMQSGVGNVPNAVMAGLLDSKFENIQAYTEVVQDGMLDLIDAGKMAVASATSFALSPEYAEKMNREAEKYRKYLVLRPLQISNSPEVIRRMGLISSNGMIEADIYGNINSTHVAGTRVMNGIGGSGDFTRNAFASTFISPSAAKGGAISAIVPFASHIDHTEHDAMVVITEYGYADLRGLAPKQRVPKMIAIAHPDYRPLLEEYFDRALNNADSFQHTPHDLTTAFDFHNRLNAAGTMQK; this is encoded by the coding sequence ATGTCGGAAAGAGTGCAAAACCGTGAGCTTAAAGCAAAGATTATGTCGGCGGACGAGGCTGCTCAGTTTGTTAATCACGGCGCCACGGTAGGAATGTCAGGTTTTACCGGGGCGGCTTATCCCAAGGCTTTGCCTACGGCTATCGCCAATCGCGCAAAACAAGAGCATGATGCGGGCCGAGAATATGGCATCAGATTGCTTACCGGAGCATCCACGGCACCTGATTGTGATGGTGTGCTTGCCGAGGCTGATGCGTTGAGCTTCCGAATGCCTTATCAATCAGATCCCGTGATGCGCGGAAAAATCAACGATGGGCAGTTGAATTACCAAGACGTTCACCTTTCGCACTCTGGCCTGCAGGTGGAGCAAGGGTTTTTCGGCGCCATTGATGTTGCGATCGTTGAGGTCACCCGGATTACAGAAGAAGGCCATCTGATCCCTTCCTCGGGTGTGGGAAATAACGTTGAGTACCTTGAAGCGGCAAAGCAGATCATTCTTGAGGTTAATGAATGGCAATCGCTAAACCTCGAGGGCATGGCTGATATTTACCGGGTTCCATATCTGCCTAACCGCACGCCGATCCCGATTATTAATGTTGGTGATCGCGTGGGCACAACGTATATAGAAATTGATACAACCAAGGTTGTGGCGGTTGTAGAAACCGATGCACCTGATCGAAATAGCCCATTTAAACCTTTCGATGAAGTATCGGAGCAAATCGCAGGCAACTACCTGGACTTCTTGGAAGGGGAAGTTGCTGCTGGGCGACTGGCCTATGACCACTACATCATGCAATCTGGTGTCGGAAATGTGCCGAATGCTGTGATGGCGGGCCTGCTCGATTCAAAGTTTGAAAATATTCAGGCTTATACCGAAGTCGTGCAGGATGGAATGCTCGATTTGATCGATGCGGGGAAGATGGCGGTGGCATCTGCGACTTCCTTTGCGCTCTCGCCGGAATACGCGGAGAAAATGAACCGCGAGGCGGAAAAGTATCGGAAGTATCTGGTGCTACGACCACTGCAAATTTCCAACAGCCCGGAAGTGATTCGACGCATGGGGCTAATCTCCTCCAACGGCATGATCGAGGCAGATATTTATGGAAATATCAACTCCACGCATGTTGCTGGCACGCGCGTGATGAACGGCATCGGCGGTTCAGGCGATTTCACCCGAAATGCTTTTGCCTCCACGTTCATTTCTCCCTCAGCTGCCAAGGGTGGTGCGATTTCCGCGATTGTGCCTTTTGCTTCCCACATCGATCACACGGAACATGACGCGATGGTTGTCATTACTGAATACGGTTACGCTGACCTGCGCGGGCTCGCCCCTAAACAGCGCGTGCCTAAGATGATCGCCATTGCTCACCCGGATTATCGCCCACTGCTAGAGGAATACTTTGATCGTGCGCTAAACAATGCGGATTCCTTCCAACACACCCCGCATGATCTGACCACTGCTTTTGATTTCCACAATCGCTTAAACGCGGCTGGAACCATGCAAAAATAA
- the rpsJ gene encoding 30S ribosomal protein S10: MAGQKIRIRLKAYDHEAIDASARKIVETVTRTGARVVGPVPLPTEKNVYAVIRSPHKYKDSREHFEMRTHKRLIDILDPTPKTVDALMRIDLPASVDVNIQ; encoded by the coding sequence GTGGCGGGACAAAAGATCCGCATTAGGCTCAAGGCCTACGACCACGAAGCGATTGATGCGTCTGCACGCAAGATCGTTGAGACGGTCACCCGTACGGGTGCCCGAGTCGTTGGACCGGTGCCTTTGCCTACCGAAAAGAACGTATACGCCGTTATTCGTTCTCCCCATAAGTACAAGGACTCTCGCGAGCACTTCGAGATGCGCACTCACAAGCGCCTGATCGACATCCTCGACCCGACGCCGAAGACTGTTGATGCCCTCATGCGCATCGACCTTCCGGCCAGCGTCGACGTGAACATTCAGTGA
- the rplC gene encoding 50S ribosomal protein L3, producing the protein MSENEIKGILGTKLGMTQIFDEENRVIPVTVVEAGPCVVSQIRTVETDGYNAIQIAYGEIDPRKVNQPTAGHFKKAGVTPRRHVTEIRMDDVSGYEVGQDVTVEIFNDIKFVDVTGTTKGKGYAGAMKRHGFAGQGAGHGNQAAHRRVGGIGAAATPGRIFKGKRMAGRMGNDRVTTQNLKVQKIDADANIILIKGAIPGNRGGIVTVKTAVKGGAHA; encoded by the coding sequence ATGAGTGAAAACGAGATCAAGGGCATTCTGGGCACCAAGCTCGGCATGACTCAGATCTTCGACGAGGAAAACCGCGTTATTCCGGTTACCGTCGTTGAAGCGGGTCCATGCGTAGTTTCCCAGATTCGCACCGTTGAGACCGATGGCTACAACGCCATCCAGATCGCCTACGGCGAAATCGACCCACGCAAGGTGAACCAGCCAACCGCTGGTCACTTCAAGAAAGCAGGCGTTACCCCCCGCCGCCACGTCACCGAGATTCGCATGGACGATGTCTCCGGTTACGAGGTTGGACAGGACGTTACCGTTGAAATCTTCAACGACATCAAGTTCGTTGACGTCACCGGTACCACCAAGGGTAAGGGCTACGCCGGCGCTATGAAGCGCCATGGCTTCGCTGGCCAGGGTGCCGGCCACGGTAACCAGGCTGCACACCGCCGCGTAGGTGGCATTGGTGCAGCTGCTACCCCAGGTCGCATCTTCAAGGGCAAGCGTATGGCTGGCCGCATGGGTAATGACCGCGTCACCACCCAGAACCTCAAGGTTCAGAAGATTGACGCTGATGCCAACATCATCCTTATCAAGGGCGCAATCCCTGGTAACCGTGGTGGCATCGTTACCGTTAAGACCGCAGTGAAGGGCGGTGCACACGCATGA
- the rplD gene encoding 50S ribosomal protein L4, producing MTNLKLDVQTADGNTNGSVDLPAEIFDREVSVALLHQVVNAQLAAARQGTHSTKTRGEVRGGGRKPFRQKGTGRARQGSIRAPHFTGGGISHGPKPRDYSQRTPKKMIKAALYGALSDRARNARIHVISELVPGQTPSTKSAKAFIERLTERKSVLLVVSREDINAQKSANNLPGVHILAADQLNTYDVLKSDDVVFSVEALHTFINRASGAAQEEQN from the coding sequence ATGACGAATCTGAAGCTGGATGTTCAGACCGCTGATGGAAACACCAACGGATCTGTAGACCTCCCTGCAGAGATTTTTGACCGTGAGGTCTCCGTCGCACTGCTGCACCAGGTTGTCAACGCACAGCTTGCAGCAGCTCGACAGGGCACCCACTCCACCAAGACCCGTGGCGAAGTACGTGGCGGTGGCCGTAAGCCATTCCGTCAGAAGGGAACCGGTCGCGCTCGTCAGGGCTCGATCCGCGCACCTCACTTCACCGGTGGTGGCATCTCCCACGGCCCTAAGCCACGCGACTACTCTCAGCGCACCCCTAAGAAGATGATCAAGGCTGCACTTTACGGTGCACTGTCTGATCGTGCACGCAATGCACGTATCCACGTCATCTCCGAATTGGTGCCTGGCCAGACCCCTTCGACCAAGTCTGCAAAGGCTTTCATCGAGCGTCTGACCGAGCGTAAGTCCGTGCTGCTCGTAGTGAGCCGCGAGGATATCAACGCCCAGAAGAGTGCCAACAACCTGCCTGGCGTCCACATCTTGGCCGCTGATCAGCTGAACACCTACGACGTTCTCAAGTCTGATGACGTTGTGTTCTCCGTTGAGGCTCTCCACACCTTCATCAACCGCGCTTCCGGTGCGGCACAGGAGGAGCAGAACTAA
- the rplW gene encoding 50S ribosomal protein L23, translating to MATIANPRDIIIAPVVSEKSYGLMEQNVYTFFVSTDANKTQIKIAIEEIFGVKVASVNTVNRAGKRKRSRTGFGTRKATKRAYVTLREGSDSIDIFNGSVA from the coding sequence ATGGCTACTATCGCCAACCCACGCGACATCATCATCGCACCGGTCGTTTCTGAGAAGTCCTACGGCCTGATGGAGCAGAACGTTTACACGTTCTTCGTCTCCACCGACGCCAACAAGACTCAGATCAAGATTGCCATCGAAGAGATCTTCGGCGTCAAGGTTGCATCTGTGAACACCGTTAACCGTGCAGGTAAGCGCAAGCGCTCCCGCACCGGCTTCGGTACTCGCAAGGCTACCAAGCGCGCTTATGTGACTCTTCGCGAAGGCAGCGACTCCATCGACATCTTCAACGGCTCCGTCGCTTAA
- the rplB gene encoding 50S ribosomal protein L2: MAIRKYKPTTPGRRASSVSMFSEITRSTPEKSLLRPLSKTGGRNSHGHITTRHRGGGHKRRYRVIDFRRNDKDGILAKVAHIEYDPNRTANIALLHYFDGEKRYILAPKGLTQGTVIESGAAADIKVGNNLPLRNIPTGTTIHNVELKPGAGAKLARSAGASIQLLGKEGSYAVLRMPSSEIRRVDIRCRATVGEVGNADQINIRWGKAGRMRWKGWRPTVRGVVMNPVDHPHGGGEGKTSGGRHPVSPWGQKEGRTRKPKRYSDDMIVRRRRANKNKKR; this comes from the coding sequence ATGGCTATTCGTAAGTACAAGCCGACAACCCCGGGTCGCCGCGCAAGCTCCGTTTCCATGTTCTCGGAGATCACCCGTTCGACCCCTGAGAAGTCACTTCTTCGCCCACTGAGCAAGACCGGCGGACGTAACTCTCACGGCCACATCACCACCCGTCACCGCGGTGGTGGACACAAGCGCCGCTACCGCGTCATCGACTTCCGTCGTAATGACAAGGATGGCATCTTGGCAAAGGTCGCTCACATCGAGTACGACCCAAACCGCACCGCTAACATTGCACTGCTTCACTACTTCGATGGCGAGAAGCGTTACATCCTCGCACCGAAGGGCCTGACCCAGGGCACCGTTATCGAGTCCGGCGCTGCAGCCGACATCAAGGTTGGTAACAACCTGCCACTGCGCAACATCCCAACTGGTACCACCATCCACAACGTGGAGTTGAAGCCAGGCGCAGGTGCAAAGCTGGCACGTTCCGCTGGCGCATCCATCCAGCTTCTTGGTAAGGAAGGCTCCTACGCAGTTCTGCGTATGCCATCCTCCGAGATCCGCCGCGTCGACATCCGCTGCCGCGCGACTGTTGGTGAGGTCGGCAACGCCGATCAGATCAACATTCGTTGGGGTAAAGCTGGTCGTATGCGTTGGAAGGGCTGGCGCCCAACCGTCCGTGGTGTCGTAATGAACCCGGTCGACCACCCACACGGTGGTGGTGAAGGCAAGACTTCTGGTGGTCGCCACCCAGTCTCCCCATGGGGACAGAAGGAAGGCCGCACCCGCAAGCCTAAGCGTTACAGCGATGACATGATTGTTCGTCGCCGTCGTGCTAACAAGAACAAGAAGCGCTAA
- the rpsS gene encoding 30S ribosomal protein S19 has product MPRSLKKGPFVDEHLLNKVDAQNEKGTKQVIKTWSRRSTILPDFIGHTFAVHDGRKHVPVFVDDAMVGHKLGEFAPTKTFKGHVKDDKKGRR; this is encoded by the coding sequence ATGCCACGCAGCCTTAAGAAGGGCCCGTTCGTCGATGAGCACCTCCTCAACAAGGTAGACGCTCAAAACGAAAAGGGTACCAAGCAGGTCATCAAGACCTGGTCCCGCCGTTCCACCATTCTCCCCGATTTCATCGGTCACACCTTTGCTGTCCACGATGGACGCAAGCACGTGCCAGTTTTCGTGGATGATGCCATGGTTGGCCACAAGCTGGGCGAATTCGCCCCTACCAAGACCTTCAAGGGTCACGTCAAGGACGACAAGAAGGGACGTCGATAA
- the rplV gene encoding 50S ribosomal protein L22, with the protein MSDNITSARATARFVRVSPMKARRVIDLVRGKTVVEALSILKYAPQAASEPVAKVVASAAANAENNFGLDPRTLVISEAYANEGPTMKRFQPRAQGRAFQIRKRSSHITVVVESQKEGAN; encoded by the coding sequence ATGAGTGACAACATCACCTCCGCACGCGCGACCGCTCGTTTCGTCCGCGTCAGCCCAATGAAGGCTCGTCGCGTCATTGACCTCGTTCGCGGCAAGACCGTCGTCGAGGCACTGTCTATCCTGAAGTACGCGCCACAGGCAGCATCTGAGCCTGTAGCAAAGGTTGTTGCATCTGCAGCAGCTAACGCTGAGAACAACTTCGGCCTGGACCCACGCACCCTGGTTATCTCCGAGGCATACGCCAACGAAGGTCCAACCATGAAGCGTTTCCAGCCACGTGCTCAGGGACGTGCTTTCCAGATCCGTAAGCGCAGCAGCCACATCACCGTGGTCGTTGAGAGCCAGAAGGAAGGAGCCAACTAG
- the rpsC gene encoding 30S ribosomal protein S3 — protein MGQKIHPHGLRLGITSDWKSHWYADKSYADYVAEDIKIREFLSKGLDRAGIADVVVERTRDRVRVDIHTARPGIVIGRRGAEADRIRRELEKLTGKQVALNILEVKNVDANAQLVAQSIAEQLTNRVAFRRAMRKAIQSAMRQPQVKGIKVVCSGRLGGAEMSRTERYHEGRVPLHTLRAEIDYGTYEAHTTFGRIGVKVWIYKGDVVGGRRESEINAPAERRGRGDRNARPRRGGQRRQRAEQKQEG, from the coding sequence GTGGGCCAGAAGATCCATCCACACGGCCTCCGATTGGGCATCACTTCCGACTGGAAGTCCCATTGGTACGCCGACAAGTCTTACGCTGACTACGTCGCAGAAGACATCAAGATTCGCGAATTCCTGTCCAAGGGCCTCGACCGCGCCGGCATCGCCGATGTAGTTGTTGAGCGCACCCGCGACCGTGTTCGCGTTGACATCCACACCGCTCGCCCAGGCATCGTCATTGGTCGTCGTGGCGCTGAGGCTGACCGCATCCGCCGTGAGCTCGAGAAGCTCACCGGCAAGCAGGTTGCCCTCAACATCCTCGAGGTCAAGAACGTCGATGCTAACGCTCAGCTGGTGGCACAGTCCATCGCAGAGCAGCTGACCAACCGCGTGGCATTCCGTCGCGCAATGCGCAAGGCTATCCAGTCTGCAATGCGTCAGCCACAGGTTAAGGGCATCAAGGTCGTGTGCTCCGGTCGTCTTGGCGGTGCCGAGATGTCCCGCACCGAGCGCTACCACGAGGGTCGCGTTCCACTGCACACCCTTCGCGCAGAAATCGATTACGGAACCTACGAGGCTCACACCACCTTCGGCCGCATTGGCGTCAAGGTGTGGATCTACAAGGGTGACGTCGTTGGTGGACGTCGCGAGAGCGAGATCAATGCACCCGCAGAGCGTCGCGGCCGCGGCGACCGCAACGCACGTCCGCGTCGTGGTGGCCAGCGTCGTCAGCGTGCTGAGCAGAAGCAGGAGGGCTAA
- the rplP gene encoding 50S ribosomal protein L16 has product MLIPKRVKYRRQHRPTRSGISKGGNRVTFGEYGIQALEPAYITNRQIESARIAINRHVKRGGKVWINIFPDRPLTQKPLGVRMGSGKGPVEKWVANIKPGRILFEMSYPDEATALEALRRAGQKLPCKVRIVKREDQL; this is encoded by the coding sequence ATGCTTATCCCTAAGCGCGTTAAGTACCGTCGCCAGCACCGCCCAACCCGTAGCGGTATCTCCAAGGGCGGCAACCGCGTCACTTTCGGTGAGTACGGCATCCAGGCTCTTGAGCCTGCCTACATCACCAACCGTCAGATTGAATCTGCACGTATTGCAATCAACCGCCACGTCAAGCGTGGTGGCAAGGTTTGGATCAACATCTTCCCAGACCGCCCACTGACCCAGAAGCCACTCGGTGTTCGTATGGGTTCCGGTAAGGGCCCTGTGGAGAAGTGGGTTGCAAACATCAAGCCGGGCCGTATCCTCTTCGAGATGAGCTACCCGGACGAAGCAACTGCTCTCGAGGCTCTGCGCCGCGCTGGCCAGAAGCTTCCATGCAAGGTCCGTATCGTCAAGAGGGAGGATCAGCTCTAA
- the rpmC gene encoding 50S ribosomal protein L29 produces MAIGTPAHEFRELNEEELVTRLNEAKEELFNLRFQLATGQLTNNRRLRTVKRDIARIYTVIRERELGLSVVPGAEA; encoded by the coding sequence ATGGCTATCGGTACCCCAGCACACGAGTTCCGTGAGCTCAACGAGGAAGAACTGGTTACCCGCCTCAACGAGGCTAAGGAAGAACTGTTCAACCTTCGCTTCCAGCTTGCCACCGGCCAGCTGACCAACAACCGCCGCCTGCGCACCGTCAAGCGCGACATCGCCCGCATCTACACCGTTATTCGCGAGCGTGAGCTGGGCTTGTCTGTGGTTCCGGGAGCTGAGGCTTAA
- the rpsQ gene encoding 30S ribosomal protein S17, which produces MSEANVNNQEKSTRKVRTGYVVSDKMQKTIVVEVEDRKQHALYGKILRSSKKVKAHDEEQIAGIGDLVRIEETRPLSKDKNYRLIEIVEKAK; this is translated from the coding sequence ATGAGTGAGGCAAACGTGAACAACCAGGAAAAGAGCACCCGCAAGGTTCGCACCGGCTACGTGGTTTCTGACAAGATGCAGAAGACCATCGTTGTCGAGGTCGAAGACCGCAAGCAGCACGCTCTCTACGGCAAGATCCTTCGTTCTTCTAAGAAGGTCAAGGCCCACGATGAGGAGCAGATCGCCGGAATCGGTGACTTGGTTCGCATCGAGGAGACCCGCCCATTGTCCAAGGACAAGAACTACCGTCTGATCGAGATCGTCGAAAAGGCTAAGTAG
- a CDS encoding LppP/LprE family lipoprotein yields the protein MSFARVFTLGSGAALLTAGLVGCVAVEERSTDTSMSISDSTTAAAPATVTSTVTAAPAPSTQSQTTHTPINPVQCNLDPRTSDFGPFLAQSRTPLGELAETPDSVVQVPDWFYHFQVGENGYDSCTELSYVVLNGSNGDAERSAGTGASIADVVVLFINGQTVASPAPFEMKTVESVTRVSDSEIEVVYGHAGGATAEGVTEFYTFTFFVDNGILSGRGDLPDGVDTHMRLFLF from the coding sequence ATGTCTTTTGCCCGGGTATTTACTCTAGGAAGTGGTGCTGCACTTCTCACGGCTGGGCTAGTCGGATGTGTTGCAGTTGAAGAGCGCTCTACAGATACATCCATGTCCATCTCCGATTCCACCACTGCCGCTGCGCCTGCCACTGTCACATCCACAGTTACCGCAGCCCCGGCTCCAAGCACTCAGAGCCAAACGACCCATACTCCTATAAATCCGGTGCAGTGCAATCTCGATCCGCGCACTTCTGATTTCGGCCCTTTTCTTGCACAATCTAGAACCCCGCTTGGTGAGCTTGCCGAAACACCAGATTCTGTCGTTCAAGTTCCTGACTGGTTTTATCACTTCCAAGTTGGGGAAAACGGATATGACTCATGTACAGAACTAAGCTACGTCGTCCTCAACGGATCCAATGGTGATGCTGAACGATCCGCAGGAACCGGTGCATCAATCGCCGATGTGGTCGTTTTATTCATCAATGGCCAAACGGTTGCATCCCCTGCACCATTCGAAATGAAGACGGTGGAATCAGTAACCAGGGTCTCAGATTCTGAAATAGAGGTCGTGTACGGACATGCAGGTGGTGCAACAGCTGAAGGTGTCACGGAGTTTTACACCTTCACATTCTTTGTCGACAACGGGATACTCTCCGGTCGTGGAGATCTACCCGATGGCGTCGATACGCACATGCGCCTGTTTCTCTTCTAG
- the rplN gene encoding 50S ribosomal protein L14 has protein sequence MIQQESRLKIADNTGAREILCIRVLGGSTRRFAGIGDVIVATVKEATPGGNVKAGEIVKAVIVRTKKETRRADGSYISFDENAAVIIKNDNEPRGTRIFGPVARELREKKFMKIVSLAPEVI, from the coding sequence GTGATTCAGCAGGAATCGCGTCTGAAGATCGCCGACAACACTGGTGCACGTGAAATCCTGTGCATCCGCGTTCTCGGTGGATCCACCCGACGTTTTGCTGGCATTGGTGACGTCATCGTCGCCACTGTCAAGGAAGCAACCCCAGGCGGCAACGTGAAGGCTGGCGAGATCGTCAAGGCCGTCATCGTTCGCACCAAGAAGGAAACCCGTCGTGCAGACGGTTCTTACATCTCCTTTGATGAGAACGCTGCCGTCATCATCAAGAACGACAACGAGCCACGCGGTACCCGTATCTTCGGACCAGTTGCTCGTGAGCTTCGTGAGAAGAAGTTCATGAAGATCGTTTCTCTCGCACCGGAGGTGATTTAA
- the rplX gene encoding 50S ribosomal protein L24: MKVHKGDMVLVISGPDKGAKGQVIAAFPQTDKVLVEGVNRIKKHVANSAPERGAESGGIVTQEAPIHVSNVMVIDSDGNPTRVGYRFDENGKKVRVSRRNGKDI, encoded by the coding sequence ATGAAGGTCCACAAGGGCGATATGGTTCTGGTCATCTCAGGTCCAGATAAAGGTGCTAAGGGACAGGTCATCGCGGCTTTCCCTCAGACCGACAAGGTTCTCGTCGAAGGCGTTAACCGCATCAAGAAGCACGTAGCTAACTCCGCACCAGAGCGTGGCGCAGAGTCCGGCGGAATCGTGACCCAGGAAGCTCCGATCCACGTCTCCAACGTCATGGTCATCGACTCCGACGGAAACCCAACTCGCGTTGGCTACCGTTTCGATGAAAACGGCAAGAAGGTTCGCGTTTCTCGTCGCAATGGGAAGGACATCTAA
- the rplE gene encoding 50S ribosomal protein L5 gives MTENYTPRLKSRYQDEIRTKLQDEFGFENVMQIPGVTKIVVNMGVGDAARDSKLINGAIEDLTAITGQKPQLRRAKKSIANFKLREGMPIGAKVTLRGDRMWEFLDRLLTVALPRIRDFRGLSDQQFDGHGNYTFGLTEQTMFYEIDVDKIDRPRGMDITVVTTAVTDDEGRSLLKALGFPFKGEDGNRQQ, from the coding sequence ATGACTGAGAATTACACCCCTCGTCTGAAGTCCCGCTACCAGGACGAAATCCGCACCAAGCTGCAGGACGAGTTCGGCTTCGAGAACGTTATGCAGATCCCTGGCGTCACCAAGATTGTCGTCAACATGGGTGTCGGCGACGCAGCTCGTGACTCCAAGCTCATCAACGGTGCTATCGAGGACCTCACCGCAATCACCGGTCAGAAGCCACAGCTTCGCCGTGCGAAGAAGTCCATCGCTAACTTCAAGCTCCGTGAAGGCATGCCAATCGGCGCAAAGGTTACCCTGCGCGGCGACCGCATGTGGGAGTTCCTGGATCGTCTGCTGACCGTGGCTCTGCCACGTATCCGCGACTTCCGTGGACTTTCCGACCAGCAGTTCGACGGCCACGGTAACTACACCTTCGGCCTCACCGAGCAGACCATGTTCTACGAAATCGACGTCGACAAGATCGACCGTCCTCGTGGTATGGACATCACCGTTGTCACCACCGCTGTGACAGATGATGAAGGTCGTTCACTGCTTAAGGCACTCGGCTTCCCATTCAAGGGTGAAGACGGCAACCGCCAGCAGTAA